One genomic segment of Clostridium saccharoperbutylacetonicum N1-4(HMT) includes these proteins:
- a CDS encoding XkdQ/YqbQ family protein gives MQINLIIDDKNGNVFDISELVEEVTWKTKRKGSPSSLDIKLLEDSQVKISNGNIISFKVNDTNVFYGYVFKNSGDDSPEIKITAYDQIKYLMYNDVCVGVNKKASEIITGIFEKLQLKIGTIEDTGYVIPTFVEDDKKYLDIIYSALDKTIVSNTKMFVLYDDYGYLNLRDINNMRQEIVIADDSNLGNYDWESSIEESYNCIKFVRDNEETKGRDVYIGQDSQNIANWGKLQLFKKVDSKLNKAQIEEMVMGNLKLKNKETKKLKLKDVLGTETNLDLKLRGGAGVYVIIKKRNIAQYYLIEEATHKFSKNEHTMDFDLKVV, from the coding sequence ATGCAGATAAATCTAATAATTGATGATAAAAATGGAAATGTATTTGATATCTCTGAATTAGTAGAAGAGGTTACTTGGAAGACTAAAAGAAAAGGCAGTCCTTCAAGTTTAGATATTAAATTGCTGGAAGATAGCCAGGTTAAAATTAGCAATGGCAATATAATAAGCTTTAAAGTAAATGATACTAATGTATTTTATGGTTATGTATTTAAAAATAGTGGTGATGATAGCCCAGAAATTAAAATCACAGCTTACGATCAAATTAAATATCTTATGTATAATGATGTTTGTGTTGGGGTTAACAAAAAGGCAAGCGAAATAATTACTGGGATCTTTGAAAAGCTTCAATTAAAGATTGGAACCATTGAGGATACTGGATATGTAATTCCAACGTTTGTAGAGGATGACAAGAAGTATTTAGATATTATATACAGTGCTTTAGACAAGACCATAGTTTCTAATACAAAAATGTTTGTTTTGTATGATGATTATGGATATTTAAATCTCAGGGATATCAATAATATGAGGCAAGAAATTGTAATAGCAGATGACAGTAATCTGGGAAATTATGATTGGGAAAGTTCAATTGAAGAAAGCTATAACTGTATAAAATTTGTTAGGGATAATGAAGAAACTAAAGGAAGAGATGTGTATATTGGACAGGATTCTCAAAATATTGCTAATTGGGGTAAATTACAACTTTTTAAGAAGGTTGACAGTAAGCTAAATAAAGCCCAAATAGAAGAAATGGTTATGGGAAATTTAAAACTTAAAAATAAAGAAACTAAAAAACTTAAACTTAAAGATGTTTTAGGAACAGAAACAAATTTGGATTTAAAGCTTAGAGGTGGTGCTGGAGTCTATGTGATTATTAAAAAAAGGAACATAGCTCAGTATTATTTAATTGAAGAAGCTACTCATAAGTTTTCTAAAAATGAACATACAATGGATTTTGATTTGAAGGTGGTGTAA
- a CDS encoding DUF2577 domain-containing protein codes for MLELIKQASVNAINASNPLDIEFGTVTDAENITIKISQKKILPKEFFVVPESLTRYEVNLKNSKVVDGTSESDKLVIREGLKIDDTVILLKIESGARYLILDKVVK; via the coding sequence ATGTTAGAGTTGATAAAACAAGCAAGTGTTAATGCCATAAATGCAAGTAATCCATTAGATATTGAATTTGGAACAGTCACAGATGCTGAAAATATTACTATAAAAATAAGCCAGAAAAAAATACTACCAAAAGAGTTCTTTGTTGTGCCTGAAAGTTTAACTAGATATGAGGTGAATTTAAAAAATAGCAAAGTTGTTGATGGAACCTCTGAATCAGATAAGTTGGTCATAAGAGAAGGCTTAAAAATAGATGATACAGTAATATTATTAAAAATCGAAAGTGGAGCAAGGTATTTAATACTTGATAAGGTGGTGAAATAA
- a CDS encoding DUF2634 domain-containing protein, with amino-acid sequence MSYVSILPQGAIIDNLEIKNEAEMPSKTYKIKDNKIVGFCDGKEALEQTIYFILNTERYNYLIYSNSYGSELNIISELDRDIAKSELKRRISEAILQDDRVKDVGNFEFSYSEDSVLVKFTVFSIYGDIEIEKEES; translated from the coding sequence ATGAGTTATGTAAGTATACTGCCACAAGGTGCCATTATAGATAATCTAGAAATTAAAAATGAAGCTGAGATGCCTAGTAAAACCTACAAAATTAAAGATAATAAAATAGTTGGATTTTGCGATGGCAAGGAGGCCTTGGAGCAAACGATATATTTTATATTAAACACAGAAAGATATAATTATTTGATTTATTCTAATAGTTATGGAAGTGAACTTAATATCATATCTGAATTAGATAGAGATATAGCAAAAAGTGAATTAAAGAGGAGAATTTCAGAAGCTATACTCCAAGATGATAGAGTCAAGGACGTTGGTAATTTTGAATTTTCCTATAGTGAAGACAGTGTATTAGTAAAATTCACTGTTTTTTCTATTTATGGGGATATAGAGATAGAAAAGGAGGAAAGCTGA
- a CDS encoding baseplate J/gp47 family protein — MFEVKEEDILNRMLESIPKDIDKRKDSSLIYNALAPAAQEVAKIRSDMDRFLSYSFASKDMPEEYLDLKAMEYGLTRKPATYAVKLGIFTDADGNLMDIPLNSRFSIDKINYEAIEKIEKGKYKMKCETLGAAGNYPTGALLPIEYVEELGTAKLTESLEPGIEVEDNEKLFDRLMLKIKTPATSGNKYHYLNWALAVYGVGAAKVFPVANGPGTVKVVIADSDKKAASGELVEKAAAYIEELRPIGATVTVTSAIEKMLKITANITIVDGLNLGNVKGEFDGLITAYLKEVAFEASSISIAKIGNILLNTTGVLDYQDLKVNGLTSNIVLADEEIPVLEITELGVV, encoded by the coding sequence ATGTTTGAAGTAAAGGAAGAAGATATATTAAACAGAATGCTGGAAAGCATACCCAAGGACATAGATAAAAGAAAAGACAGCAGTTTAATTTATAATGCCTTAGCTCCAGCTGCACAGGAAGTAGCAAAAATAAGAAGTGATATGGATAGATTTCTAAGCTATAGCTTCGCTTCTAAAGATATGCCTGAAGAATATTTGGATTTAAAAGCAATGGAATATGGACTTACAAGAAAACCAGCAACCTATGCAGTAAAGCTTGGAATTTTTACAGATGCAGATGGCAATTTAATGGATATACCGCTAAATTCAAGGTTTTCTATAGATAAGATCAATTATGAAGCAATAGAAAAAATTGAAAAAGGCAAATATAAAATGAAATGTGAAACCCTAGGAGCAGCAGGAAATTATCCAACAGGAGCTTTATTGCCAATCGAATATGTTGAGGAACTTGGGACAGCTAAACTTACTGAAAGCTTAGAGCCAGGTATAGAGGTTGAAGATAATGAAAAATTATTTGATAGGCTTATGTTAAAAATAAAGACACCTGCTACAAGCGGAAATAAATATCATTATTTGAATTGGGCCCTAGCAGTTTATGGAGTAGGAGCAGCTAAAGTATTTCCTGTTGCAAATGGACCAGGAACAGTAAAAGTTGTAATAGCAGACTCAGATAAGAAAGCAGCTTCAGGTGAGCTTGTAGAAAAGGCAGCGGCTTATATAGAAGAGCTAAGACCAATTGGAGCGACTGTAACAGTTACAAGTGCAATAGAAAAAATGTTAAAGATAACTGCTAATATAACCATAGTAGATGGATTAAATTTAGGAAATGTTAAAGGGGAATTTGATGGACTTATTACAGCATATCTTAAGGAAGTGGCTTTTGAAGCTTCTTCTATAAGTATAGCTAAAATAGGGAATATTTTGTTAAATACTACCGGGGTGCTAGATTATCAGGACTTAAAAGTTAATGGATTAACTTCAAATATAGTTTTAGCAGATGAGGAAATTCCAGTATTAGAAATAACTGAGTTAGGGGTGGTTTAA
- a CDS encoding pyocin knob domain-containing protein, with translation MSNYPKEIDNFVEKLNKLDNNTYVIEEEIITSNGVYEAELQHDNVNKKTVNVYTGTKLSGNKLETYIISTPSLTPWKTNIKIFSTISHLYISYETQGDTVEAEDINRVQDSIVSTQMALNTEASRAVSREDEIEGNLNFEVSRAKNSEQTLTSNLSSEINRAKTSEYTITDNLNSEITRAVNSEKVLSDNLNSEVSRAKTSEQALTDNLTNEVNRATLAENTLTNAINSNIPIWNDKYTKNEIDNKLSALVTSLDWKESVATFSVIATTYPSPEDGWTVNVKDTDITYRYDGTAWIPISANSIPLASSSVDGKMSKQDKIDHDDMNTKKHVHDNKSIIDTITKTLIDTWNSAYTHISDSSNPHATTASQIGLGNLTNDVQVKRSEMGAANGVATLDSSGVNNQAPKEHTHDDRYYTESEADTKFATKTQISQLGFGDMVKSVYDTNDDGIIDNADKLDGKHGSFYAPVDSPIFTGIPVATTASLGNSSTQIATTAFLNNTLAAYGLGSVAKDISNTDLNSCQTSGFYRGSTVINAPNTGWFYFIVISHSDTNWMCQYAISYGSGNTANLIYIRTKVDGTWGSWQNVYTSNNKLIPSDIGAMKKGPLIWNDLKGV, from the coding sequence TTGAGTAATTATCCTAAGGAGATAGACAATTTTGTAGAAAAGCTTAATAAGTTGGATAACAACACATATGTTATTGAGGAAGAAATTATAACCTCTAATGGCGTTTATGAAGCAGAACTTCAGCATGATAATGTAAATAAAAAAACAGTTAATGTTTATACAGGAACTAAGCTTTCAGGAAATAAACTTGAAACCTATATTATTTCAACACCATCCTTAACCCCTTGGAAAACTAATATAAAAATATTTTCAACCATATCTCATTTGTACATTTCTTATGAAACTCAAGGAGACACTGTTGAAGCAGAGGATATAAATAGGGTTCAAGATAGCATTGTATCAACCCAAATGGCCTTGAATACAGAAGCTTCAAGGGCCGTCAGTAGAGAAGATGAAATTGAAGGTAATTTAAATTTTGAGGTTTCAAGAGCGAAAAATTCTGAGCAGACACTAACAAGTAATTTATCAAGTGAAATAAATAGAGCAAAAACTAGTGAATATACTATAACTGATAATCTCAATTCAGAGATAACAAGAGCTGTCAATTCTGAAAAGGTGTTAAGTGATAATTTGAATTCAGAAGTATCAAGAGCCAAAACTTCAGAGCAAGCATTAACTGATAATTTGACAAATGAGGTTAATAGGGCTACTTTAGCTGAAAATACTTTGACAAATGCGATTAATTCAAATATACCAATTTGGAATGACAAATATACAAAAAATGAAATTGATAATAAATTAAGTGCTTTAGTAACCAGTTTAGATTGGAAGGAGTCTGTAGCTACATTTTCAGTTATAGCAACGACTTATCCATCTCCAGAGGATGGTTGGACGGTTAATGTTAAAGATACAGATATAACTTATAGATATGATGGAACTGCATGGATTCCTATTTCAGCAAATTCCATTCCTTTAGCTTCCTCAAGTGTTGATGGTAAGATGAGCAAACAGGATAAGATAGATCATGATGATATGAATACCAAGAAGCATGTCCATGATAATAAATCTATAATTGATACTATTACTAAAACATTAATTGATACTTGGAATAGTGCTTATACACATATTAGTGATTCAAGTAATCCACATGCCACAACAGCAAGCCAAATAGGACTTGGCAATTTAACAAATGATGTTCAAGTAAAGAGAAGTGAAATGGGGGCAGCTAATGGAGTAGCAACATTAGATAGTTCTGGTGTTAATAATCAAGCACCTAAAGAGCACACTCACGACGATAGGTATTATACAGAAAGTGAAGCAGATACAAAATTTGCAACAAAAACTCAAATCTCTCAGCTTGGTTTTGGAGACATGGTTAAGTCAGTATATGATACAAATGACGATGGAATTATTGACAATGCTGATAAATTAGATGGCAAACATGGTTCTTTTTATGCTCCAGTAGATTCTCCAATATTTACAGGTATTCCAGTAGCAACAACAGCAAGTTTAGGTAATTCAAGCACACAAATTGCTACTACAGCTTTTTTAAATAATACCTTGGCAGCTTATGGGTTAGGCTCAGTAGCAAAAGATATTAGTAATACGGATTTAAACAGTTGTCAAACATCTGGATTTTATAGAGGAAGTACAGTAATTAATGCTCCTAACACTGGATGGTTCTATTTTATTGTAATATCTCATTCAGATACAAACTGGATGTGCCAATATGCCATAAGTTATGGTTCTGGAAATACTGCTAATTTGATTTATATAAGAACTAAAGTTGATGGAACATGGGGTTCTTGGCAGAATGTCTATACATCAAATAATAAATTAATACCATCAGACATTGGAGCCATGAAAAAGGGCCCTTTAATTTGGAATGACTTAAAGGGGGTATAG
- a CDS encoding YmfQ family protein, whose amino-acid sequence MYGTSEYGLLKYAENIPSAEEIKKYFVDLTRYVPSFISDIQEMKAVYEVEGTELGSILYYLNDCIKQFFIDTATWGLTYWEDEYGIDTNLNASYEERREVLKAKKRGQGTTTKAMLKKTAEAFSGGEVNVIENNAEYSFVIQFVGIKGIPKNLQAFKNMLEDIKPAHLTYSFKYTYTVWNVLKQKNLSWNNCKIKTWDELKVYE is encoded by the coding sequence ATGTATGGAACAAGCGAATATGGACTATTAAAATATGCAGAAAATATACCAAGTGCAGAGGAAATTAAAAAATATTTTGTTGATTTAACAAGATACGTACCATCCTTTATAAGTGATATTCAGGAAATGAAGGCTGTTTATGAGGTTGAAGGCACAGAATTAGGAAGTATTTTATATTACTTAAATGATTGTATAAAGCAATTTTTTATAGATACTGCTACTTGGGGGCTTACTTACTGGGAAGATGAATATGGAATAGACACCAATTTAAATGCAAGCTATGAGGAAAGGCGAGAAGTTTTAAAAGCAAAAAAACGTGGACAAGGCACTACAACTAAAGCCATGTTAAAGAAAACTGCTGAAGCTTTTAGTGGTGGGGAAGTAAATGTAATAGAAAACAATGCAGAGTATTCTTTTGTAATACAGTTTGTAGGTATTAAGGGCATTCCTAAAAATCTGCAAGCCTTTAAAAACATGTTAGAAGATATTAAGCCAGCGCATTTAACGTATTCCTTTAAATATACTTATACAGTGTGGAATGTATTAAAGCAAAAGAATTTAAGCTGGAACAATTGTAAAATTAAAACTTGGGATGAACTAAAAGTTTATGAATAG
- a CDS encoding hemolysin XhlA family protein, whose translation MNEELMKDKLETHDTRLNNHGCRIDKLEQDSASFKIEIKNLCDNLKALTSVLKGLIGLGATTFVGFFIYSIEKLMK comes from the coding sequence ATGAATGAAGAATTAATGAAAGATAAATTAGAAACTCATGATACCCGTTTAAATAATCATGGTTGCCGAATTGATAAATTAGAACAGGATAGTGCTAGTTTCAAAATAGAAATAAAAAACTTATGTGATAATTTAAAAGCCCTAACGAGTGTGCTAAAAGGTCTTATTGGACTTGGAGCAACAACGTTTGTAGGCTTTTTTATTTATTCTATTGAAAAATTGATGAAATAA
- a CDS encoding GH25 family lysozyme, with product MKNIKGIDISNNNGEINFNKVANDGVEYVYVKATEGTTFQDLTMEDFYTECKNNGLKVGAYHFLVGTSSPETQAANFYNKIKAYEWDLVPMMDIETNFEALSDYVIRFITTFNQLSPLKLGIYSYTSFLAYISDISTTIENMPFWEANYNNDPWNLPDNFFANRIGHQYTELGLINGVASKCDINVFTGAALISDQINPGVWLEDAPTGKWWYKHSDGSYTKSGWEKINGKWYVFDSDGWMIYDWKKDGINWYYMGNSEDGAMKTGWVLLENKWYYFNESGAMQTGWQKIDGEWYYLDHTGAMQTGWIHDDGKDYLMYSNGMMAHDCELYGYSFSSNGVATKLS from the coding sequence ATGAAAAATATAAAAGGAATAGATATATCTAATAACAATGGGGAAATAAATTTTAATAAAGTAGCAAATGACGGAGTTGAGTATGTTTATGTAAAAGCTACAGAAGGCACAACTTTTCAGGACTTAACTATGGAAGATTTTTATACTGAATGCAAAAATAATGGTTTGAAGGTTGGCGCATATCACTTCTTAGTTGGCACAAGCTCACCTGAAACACAGGCAGCTAATTTCTATAACAAAATAAAAGCTTATGAATGGGACTTGGTTCCTATGATGGATATAGAGACAAATTTTGAGGCTTTATCTGATTATGTTATTAGATTTATTACTACTTTTAATCAGCTTAGTCCTTTGAAATTAGGAATCTATAGCTATACAAGCTTTTTAGCTTATATAAGTGACATTAGTACTACAATTGAAAATATGCCTTTTTGGGAAGCTAATTATAATAATGATCCTTGGAATCTACCAGATAATTTTTTTGCCAATAGAATAGGGCATCAATATACTGAATTAGGTCTTATTAATGGGGTGGCTTCTAAATGTGATATAAATGTATTTACAGGGGCTGCATTAATTAGTGATCAAATAAATCCTGGTGTATGGTTAGAAGATGCACCTACTGGCAAGTGGTGGTATAAACATTCAGATGGAAGTTATACCAAGAGCGGCTGGGAAAAGATTAATGGTAAATGGTATGTATTTGATTCGGATGGATGGATGATTTATGATTGGAAGAAAGATGGAATCAACTGGTATTATATGGGCAACAGTGAGGATGGCGCTATGAAAACAGGTTGGGTACTTTTAGAAAATAAATGGTACTATTTCAATGAAAGTGGAGCTATGCAAACTGGCTGGCAAAAAATAGATGGTGAATGGTACTATTTAGATCACACTGGAGCTATGCAGACAGGCTGGATACATGATGATGGTAAAGATTATTTAATGTATTCCAATGGTATGATGGCTCATGATTGTGAACTTTATGGCTACAGCTTTTCAAGCAATGGTGTTGCAACTAAACTATCTTAG